The Christiangramia salexigens genome includes the window TGAAATTGCCATGAGATAATTTTTTATGTAAGTACTCTCTAAGGTAAGTCTAAAATTTGAATAAGATCATGATTTATATCATATAAAATACTGAAAATCAATGTGTTTAAACATGATTATTTAGCATGTAATCTTCTTGAAATTATTTAGAATTTATCGTCGGTTAATAAGAAGAAGTTCTAGCCACTTATTGCAATTAGATCAAAACATTAAGGGATAGCGTTCATCATAGGACGAATGTGGAATATGATTTGCTCGTTGAATGGTCTAAAAGAGGAGGTAATTATGAAATGAAGATCGAGTTGAAAACTAATGATGAACAAATCAATTTTATTAATCATTGGATTAGCCAAAAAAAGCTGAATGAATCATTCAGCTTTTTTATTTTTTGATGTGGCTTGATATTATTTAAATTCCTTCAGGATAAGCACCGGAAGTTTAGGATCGAAATCAATTTCATCCAGGGCTGCTTTGGAGAACAACCTGCTAAAAAAGCCTTGTTTACGTTGATATATCGCCAAAAGATCACTATCCCTGCTTTCTATGAATAAGTGTACCCCGGTGGAGGCACTGGTCTTTGTAAGGGTATGAAAACTAAAACGCGTATCGGAAAAATGCGTTTCGAGTTCCTTCTTGTTTTCTTCCTGCTCGTTGGTAAGCTTTTTATCGTCGGTATTGATGTAAAGAACTCTAACACTTGCCTTGAGTCCGTTAGCCAGTTCAATAAGTGCCTGCATATCCTTTTGTTTAAAAGGCAGTCTGAAATTGGACGGAAAAACGATTTCCAGTGGTTTATCTTCCCTTAACTCATAATTCTCGGGAATAACTAATACCGGACATTGCTCCACATTTTCGGTGATCTTAGAGATCTTATTTTCTGCAGCGGTATTGATCCCAGCGGTGTCGCCGTCTGAACCCGCAATGATAAGGTCTATCCCATATTTATCTATGGCCTCCTGCATCCCGTCTACCAAACTTCCTTTAAAGGAAATAGTCTCGAACTGATGTTTAGAATTTTCTCTTCTAAAGCTAAGTCCCTGCATGATCCTTGCCAGGCCTTTTTCAGAAAGTTCCTTTCCCGATTCTTCATCATCATCGTTTTTCGCCAGTGGAATAGCCTCATTTAGGAATCCCTGCGACTGGTATACGTTGATGAGGTAGAAAGTGCATGCATGTTTTTTATAGAGTTTCATCGCAAAGATGAGAGCATTCCAGGCATGCTTAGAGAAGTTTGTAGGGATCAGGATCTTTTTTTCCATGTAGATAGAATTTTGATAAATATACTAAAGTGAGGCCTTTTTGAAGCATAAAGCTTGCTTTTATGTGGGGTGGAATTGCTGTTAGATGCTTCGCTCGCTGCGATTTCATAAAGGTGATACCCTGAACGAAGTGAAGAGTCTCACGTGACTCTGCCTCTAAAGAGATTCTTCGCAAGCTTCGCTTGCTCAGAATACGAGGCGAAGCGAAGAGCTTCGATTCTAAGTGATCATCAAACTGCTGTAACCCTGCCCATTCCGGCTTAGCTTCACCTGTGTACTTATGCGCTCTTTTAAAGAATCCACATGACTAATCACACCAATGGTCTTAGACGATTCCGCCTGTAGTCGCTCAAGAGTATCCAGCGTTTGATCTAAAGTCTCAGGATCCAGAGTTCCGAAACCTTCATCGATAAACAGACTGTTGATCTCCACATTCTTGGAAGCGAGGTCTGAAAGTGCCAGCGCCATAGATAGACTCAAAATAAAAGTTTCTCCCCCCGAAAGGGTTTTAACCGACCTTCGCTGACCACCCATATGCTCATCTATCGCAACAAGACCATCATCTTCTTCCTCTTCGGGCTTGGCGATAAGATATCTGTCGCTGAGGTCCTGTAGCCTCACATTGGCAAGTTTAATGAGTCGGCTAAGGGTAAGATCCTGTGCAAAATCATTAAAGCCTTTACCTTTTGAATCTCCAATGAGTTCATTGAGCAATCGCCAGCGTTTGGTTTCTTTTTCCTTCCCGGCGATCTCATTCCGTAGTTCCTTTAACCTGTTGAGGTTATCATCATTGTTCTTCAATAATCTCTCCAGCTCCCTGCACTCGGCATTTAAGGCTTCTGATCTTTCAACCTGATTTTTTAATTCGGTTTCCAGAAGGTCTCTTTGTTTTTCAGAATCCAGTTTCTTCAAGTTTTCCAATTGCTCTTTCAGCAATTTCAGTGAAGCCTGGGAATCATCTATATTCTTCTGTATCTGCTGTCTTTGAGATCTAAGCCTGTTGCATTCCTGTTCCGGGATAAGCGCCTGAAATGCACTCGCGATATCCTGATAATCATTCGGAATTTTTGCCTTCAGGTCCTTTTCTAAATTTGAAAGCCTGGATTGTTTTGTGTCCAGATCGGTTCTGATTTCCTTTTGTCTGGAGAGCAAATTCTTATGTTCCTCACCGATCCTGATCCAGCTGTTCTGAAACTGCTGAGTTTCCCTTTGAATGTCATTGCCTTTATAAAGTTCAAGCAGCCTGTTCTTGAGTTCTTTACCTTCTTTCAGGATTACTTTTAGATCATTAAGAATAGGAATAGCAGATGTAACAGATCTTAGGCGTTTTTGCTGATCTTCGAAATCTGAAATTTTCCCGGTCTTAAGTTCCAGAACTTCGCAGGCGTTTTGCCAGGCCTCCTGGGTTGTATGTGAATCCAGGCCTGAGTATTTTTCAGAAAAACCTGAATTAAGTTCCTTCAGGATCTTTTCAGTTTTCTTAATGTTTTCTTCCAGTTCATCCTGCCGTTCTTTCAGATTCTTAAATTTCAGCTTATGAGTATTCCAGATTTCCCGGCTTGATTCCAGATCCTTTTCAGCATTATTGATCTCCACGTCCAGTGAATTATCCATTTCCGGAAGATCGGTGGCGTAGGGATGATGCTCTGCGCCACATAACGGACACGGCTCACCATCTTTTAGCTGATGCCGGTGTTCTTCCAGACTCGCTTCAAGTAATTGTATCTTCTTTCTCGCATTAAGCAGCTCCAGTTGAGTTTTTAAATGCCCAACCCGCTTTTCCGAACTTTCAATCTTTTCCGGCAATCCGTTAAGCTGAGAATTAAGCTTCCCGACCTCATCTTGAAAAGCTTTTAATTCCCTCGAATTTTTTTCAATTTCAGCAAAATCGCGTGTTGC containing:
- a CDS encoding AAA family ATPase, with protein sequence MKILKIEFENINSLKGSHEIDFTKDPFTTNSLFAITGPTGSGKSSILDVISLALFNQVPRLGKITKNEILAKGAILTRNQKHALARVTYQSKDGVYSSQWSISTNRNDKLRDYEMEITDHQADALIDLKKSDVPAKNEELIGLNYDQFIKAVLLAQGEFAQFLKAKKEERGELLEKITGTGIYRQLGIKAFEKNKLANQEIQQQQNEIRIIEGKLIEEDDLKRLNNSFQEKTGEDSKLQKEIDSLKKAIELKKNINDQNNAISRLTKEKAEASSKLETFEKEHGAPLKAHEKVQDFSEDLRTWEQWGKEIANLKLENSRLEKSLQENTSKKLELKKEISVFIKQQIEDDSLEEELDNFRKQVEKLKRLKDEKGNEYAVKRSEFNAEVKDLNFTLNEKEPQQSLKELEAIRSEVSKDLSELAAQLQFKEADDTGEKKEEFQRRLKLTREATRDFAEIEKNSRELKAFQDEVGKLNSQLNGLPEKIESSEKRVGHLKTQLELLNARKKIQLLEASLEEHRHQLKDGEPCPLCGAEHHPYATDLPEMDNSLDVEINNAEKDLESSREIWNTHKLKFKNLKERQDELEENIKKTEKILKELNSGFSEKYSGLDSHTTQEAWQNACEVLELKTGKISDFEDQQKRLRSVTSAIPILNDLKVILKEGKELKNRLLELYKGNDIQRETQQFQNSWIRIGEEHKNLLSRQKEIRTDLDTKQSRLSNLEKDLKAKIPNDYQDIASAFQALIPEQECNRLRSQRQQIQKNIDDSQASLKLLKEQLENLKKLDSEKQRDLLETELKNQVERSEALNAECRELERLLKNNDDNLNRLKELRNEIAGKEKETKRWRLLNELIGDSKGKGFNDFAQDLTLSRLIKLANVRLQDLSDRYLIAKPEEEEDDGLVAIDEHMGGQRRSVKTLSGGETFILSLSMALALSDLASKNVEINSLFIDEGFGTLDPETLDQTLDTLERLQAESSKTIGVISHVDSLKERISTQVKLSRNGQGYSSLMIT
- a CDS encoding universal stress protein; translated protein: MEKKILIPTNFSKHAWNALIFAMKLYKKHACTFYLINVYQSQGFLNEAIPLAKNDDDEESGKELSEKGLARIMQGLSFRRENSKHQFETISFKGSLVDGMQEAIDKYGIDLIIAGSDGDTAGINTAAENKISKITENVEQCPVLVIPENYELREDKPLEIVFPSNFRLPFKQKDMQALIELANGLKASVRVLYINTDDKKLTNEQEENKKELETHFSDTRFSFHTLTKTSASTGVHLFIESRDSDLLAIYQRKQGFFSRLFSKAALDEIDFDPKLPVLILKEFK